The Scyliorhinus canicula chromosome 20, sScyCan1.1, whole genome shotgun sequence genome has a window encoding:
- the gpr19 gene encoding probable G-protein coupled receptor 19: MNMVLAEEIPNMTPSIIIPMATTSANSSEILNTPSDGSGEQFELNGQVRTKIYNTTYQEVTTGEIVAVSVIFGVMWLVALLGNSLVCLVIHRSRRTQSTTNYFVVSMACADLLISVASTPFVLLHFTTGRWMLGDVMCKLVRYIQYLTPGVQIYVLLSICVDRFYTIVYPLSFKVSREKAKKMIAASWIFDAAFVSPTLFLYGTEGGTCNLFLPQSWSGVVYGTVHLLVGFLVPSVLIILFYQKVIKYIWRIGTDGRTVRRTMNIVPRTKVKTIKMFLILNGMFLLSWFPFYVVQIWQPDQIDYTTCSALFLSIALVSFSSSASKPSLYSIFNANFRRGMKETFCMSSMKCYRSNAYTITTSSRMAKNNYVGITEIPAPTKTITKDTIYETFDREAREKKLAWPINSNPPNTFV; the protein is encoded by the coding sequence ATGAATATGGTGTTAGCCGAAGAAATTCCAAATATGACACCCTCCATTATAATCCCAATGGCTACAACTTCAGCTAATTCCAGTGAAATATTAAACACACCATCTGACGGTAGTGGAGAGCAGTTTGAACTCAATGGACAGGTTCGGACAAAAATATATAACACTACATATCAGGAGGTCACGACAGGGGAAATCGTTGCTGTCAGCGTCATTTTTGGTGTGATGTGGCTAGTTGCATTGCTTGGCAACTCGCTGGTTTGCCTTGTGATCCACAGGAGTAGGAGGACACAATCGACCACCAACTACTTTGTGGTGTCAATGGCGTGTGCAGATCTGCTCATCAGTGTGGCCAGCACTCCCTTTGTCCTTCTACATTTTACCACAGGGAGGTGGATGTTGGGAGATGTCATGTGTAAACTGGTTCGGTATATTCAATACCTCACTCCTGGAGTCCAGATCTATGTCCTTCTCTCCATCTGCGTGGACAGATTTTACACTATCGTGTATCCTTTGAGTTTCAAAGTGTCCAGGGAGAAAGCCAAAAAGATGATTGCCGCTTCCTGGATCTTTGATGCTGCGTTTGTGTCCCCCACTTTGTTTTTGTATGGCACAGAAGGTGGCACCTGTAATTTGTTTCTGCCCCAGTCTTGGAGTGGCGTTGTCTATGGAACTGTTCATCTGTTGGTGGGATTTCTGGTTCCATCTGTCCTCATCATACTCTTTTACCAAAAGGTCATCAAGTACATTTGGAGAATTGGTACAGATGGCAGGACTGTGAGGAGGACAATGAACATTGTACCCAGAACCAAGGTTAAAACAATCAAGATGTTTTTGATATTAAATGGCATGTTTTTGTTGTCTTGGTTTCCTTTTTATGTGGTTCAGATCTGGCAACCAGATCAGATCGATTACACAACGTGTTCGGCACTTTTTCTATCTATTGCACTGGTGTCTTTCAGCTCTTCAGCATCTAAACCCAGCCTCTATTCAATCTTTAATGCAAATTTCAGGCGTGGAATGAAGGAGACTTTCTGCATGTCATCAATGAAATGTTACCGTAGCAATGCATACACCATCACTACTAGTTCCAGGATGGCAAAAAACAATTATGTTGGGAT